One window of the Tachypleus tridentatus isolate NWPU-2018 chromosome 10, ASM421037v1, whole genome shotgun sequence genome contains the following:
- the LOC143230014 gene encoding mediator of RNA polymerase II transcription subunit 7-like, with the protein MSESTQVSSLPLPPMQYVNWYTDENIERGVAPSPPRPVQESYSMFGVQFQTDDVIIRPLETQGIRRLYPQNYDHKRELKKLNHSILVNFLDLLDILIRCPDTSKREEKQDDIRLLFIHVHHLINEFRPHQARRLLRVMLEVQKRQRLETAERFQKHLDKVRELLQNTLSSLPETADLDSMPTEFLDTSDTQGKPDAETEDCHRLDKLMCNIIDTL; encoded by the coding sequence GTATGTTAACTGGTATACAGATGAGAACATTGAGAGAGGGGTGGCGCCTTCCCCTCCGAGACCTGTCCAAGAATCTTATTCGATGTTTGGTGTGCAATTTCAAACTGATGATGTTATAATCAGACCTTTAGAAACTCAAGGAATTCGTCGGCTGTATCCACAAAATTACGACCATAAAAGAGAACTCAAGAAACTTAATCATTCAATTCTTGTGAATTTTCTTGACTTACTCGACATACTCATACGTTGTCCTGATACTTCAAAACGAGAAGAAAAGCAAGATGACATAAGATTACTTTTTATTCATGTGCACCACTTGATCAATGAATTTCGACCTCACCAAGCCAGGAGACTTTTGCGTGTAATGTTAGAAGTACAGAAGCGTCAGCGTTTAGAAACTGCAGAACGTTTTCAAAAACACTTAGACAAGGTTCGAGaacttttacaaaatacattatcaAGTCTTCCGGAAACAGCAGATTTGGACAGCATGCCTACAGAGTTCCTTGATACAAGTGACACGCAAGGAAAACCTGATGCAGAGACAGAAGATTGTCATAGATTAGATAAGTTAATGTGCAACATTATTGATACACTTTAA